In a genomic window of Tissierella sp. Yu-01:
- a CDS encoding DUF2935 domain-containing protein: MSNQRFLESALFEHRFWLQILGDHSRFILNTLSPNETEKIQRARYFIRVFDELLQEARRSLGERELEELTITARVEAEEIREFKLQLIKEHLIGMIIIELSPTFINHMVNEVDEYLRVIHCIFAKKMPVVNPLHDHNLWLPDASGHAGSIYCGLDSTERDLRKKSKEFMKLFEDLYIKADEFTGYLRTNLQDFPALHRLNKLVEDNISLFMEFLKELEKMRLTKKALGTLMPLMADHMFREECYYLFKLSEKTDVNRPNCDPTAPRLEN, from the coding sequence ATGTCTAATCAACGTTTCTTGGAAAGTGCATTATTTGAACACCGATTTTGGCTACAAATATTAGGTGATCATAGCAGATTTATTTTAAACACGCTATCCCCAAATGAAACAGAGAAAATCCAAAGGGCTAGATATTTTATAAGAGTATTTGATGAGCTACTACAAGAGGCAAGGAGGTCTCTAGGAGAAAGGGAACTAGAGGAGTTAACTATAACAGCTAGAGTAGAAGCTGAAGAAATTAGAGAATTTAAATTGCAATTAATAAAAGAACATTTAATCGGTATGATTATAATAGAGCTTTCTCCAACCTTTATAAATCATATGGTCAATGAGGTTGATGAGTACTTACGCGTTATTCATTGTATTTTTGCAAAGAAAATGCCTGTTGTTAATCCTTTGCATGACCACAATCTATGGCTACCTGATGCCTCTGGACATGCTGGTAGTATATATTGCGGCTTAGATAGCACAGAAAGAGACTTAAGAAAGAAGAGTAAGGAGTTTATGAAACTATTTGAAGATCTATATATTAAAGCAGATGAATTTACCGGATACTTGAGAACTAATTTGCAAGACTTTCCTGCATTACACAGGCTAAATAAACTCGTAGAAGATAATATTTCATTATTTATGGAGTTTTTAAAAGAATTAGAAAAAATGAGACTAACAAAGAAAGCTCTTGGAACCTTAATGCCACTAATGGCAGATCACATGTTTAGGGAAGAGTGCTATTACCTATTTAAACTATCTGAGAAAACAGATGTCAATAGGCCTAATTGTGATCCAACAGCACCGAGACTTGAAAATTAA